The Pseudonocardia broussonetiae DNA segment CTGAGGCCGTCGGCCTTCGTGATCAGGTCGCCGGCGTCGTCGGCGACGCCACCGGCGCGCCCGACCAGGCCGGACGCGTCCTGCGCCACGACGTCGGCCCGGCCGACGAGCTCGGCGGCCTTGCCCGCGACGTCGTCGGCCCGGCCCACCAGCTCGGCCGCCTTGCCCGCGACGCCGTCGGCGCGGCCCACGAGACCGGAGGCGTCGTCGGCCACGCTGCCCGCGCGCGCGACGAGCTGCGCGGCGTCGCCGGCGACCCCGTCGGCGCGGGAGACCAGGTGCGCGGCGCCGGCGGCGACGTCGCCCGCGTCGGCGACCAGGCCGGCCGCCTTCCCGGCCACCTCGCGGACCTCGCCGAGCAGCGGGTCGACCTTCTGCACCATGCCGTCGGCGTCGCGCACGACGGCGTCGATGTCGGTGACGGCGCGGCGCGCCGAGACCAGCACGCCCTCGATCTCGCCGACGATCCCGTCGGCCCGGCCGAGGATCTGCTCGACCGAGCCCGCGATCGTCGAGATGCGCCCGACCAGCGACTCCACCTCGCCGAGCAGGTCGTCGACGCGGCCGGGGAGGGCGGCGACGACCCCCACCGCCTCGTCGGTCCACCCGAGGACGGCACGAGTGGCCGAGATCATGTCGGAGGGACCCCACACGGGTAGCCCGGCGATGCGCATGGAGCCGATAGTGCCCTGCGCGGCCGCCGGGCGCCGCGTTGCAGTCCCGTAACGCGCCCAGCGGGGTCGCCGCAGGTCGCCTACCTTCGCTGCCGTCGTCATCGTCGTCCGGAGGGGGTCCGGGTATGACCGACCGAACGTGGAGCCGTCGTGACTTCCTGCGGCGCGGCGCCGTGGCGGGGGCGGTGGCCCTCGGCGGGCCGGCGCTGCTGTCGGCCTGCACCGCCGCCACACCACCGCCGGGCGCGCCCGGCAGCAACGCGCTCGAGGCCGCGCGCAGCGCCGGCAGCATCCGCATCGGCATCGCGGGGGAGCAGCCCTACGGCTTCACCACGCCGGAGGGCGAGACCACCGGCGAGGCGCCCGAGGTGGCCCGCGCGGTGCTGTCGGCACTGGGCATCGGCGAGGTGGTCGCCACGCAGGTGCCGGAGTTCAGCGCCCTCATCCCGTCGCTCAACGCCGGCAACTACGACATGGTCTGCGCGGGCATGAACATCACGCCCGAGCGCTGCGGCCAGGCGGCGTTCTCGGTGCCGGACTACTCGGCGAAGACGGCGTTCCTGGTCCCGACGGGCAACCCGCAGGGCATCGCGACGTTCGAGGACGTCGCCGCGCAGGGCCTGGGCATCGCGGTGCTGAGCGCGGCGGTCGAGCAGGGCTACGCCGAGACCGCGGGCGTCACCGACATCCAGGCCTTCGACTCGCAGAACGCGCTGCTGCAGGCCGTCACCGACGGGCGCGTCGCCTGCGCCGCGCTCACCGACATCTCGCTGCGCTGGCTCACCGGCACGCTGAACCCGGGCGCGCCCGTGGAGGTCACCGAGAGCTTCGACCCGCTGGTCGACGGCCAGCCGGTGGTGTCGGCGGGCGGCTTCGTGTTCCGCACCGCCGACACCCCGCTGCGCGAGGCGTTCGACGCGGAGCTGCTGGCGCTGCAGCAGAGCGGGCGCTGGGTGGAGATCGCGTCGCCGTTCGGGTTCTCCGAGGCCAACCTGCCCGCGGAGGGGCTCACCACCGAGCAGCTCTGCTCCGCCTGATGTCCGGTGACCTCGGGCTGTTCCTGCGGGTGATCCTGCAGGGACTGCCCGTCACGGTCGGCGCGACGGTCGGCGGCATCGCGCTGACCATCGTGCTGTCGTTCGTGGCGGGGCTGGCCCTGCTGTCGGCCTCGCGGGCGGTGCGGGTGGTCGCGCGGATCTACGTCGAGGGGCTGCGCGGCACGTCGGAGGTCGTGCAGCTGTTCTGGGTGTTCTTCGCGCTGCCGCTGCTCGTCGGCTTCCAGATCGTGCCGATCTGGGCCGGCATCCTCGTGCTGGGGCTCAACCACGGCGCGTACGGGGCGGAGATCGTGCGCGGCGCGGTGCAGTCGGTGCCGCGCGCGCAGATCGAGGGGGCGATGGCGCTCTCGCTGACGCCCGCGCAGCGGATGCGGCGGGTCGTGCTGCCGCAGGCGGTGGTGGAGATGCTGCCGCCGTTCAACACCCTGTTCATCCAGCTGCTCAAGAGCACCGCGCTGCTGTCGTTCGTGTCGGTCCTCGACATCACCGGCATCACCCAGCAGCGGCTCATCCCCAACTTCGGCTCGCAGGACCTCGTCATCTGGCTCGTCGTGCTGGTGATCTACCTGCTGCTCTCGCTGGTGATCACCGGCGTGATGCGGGCGCTGGAGCGCGTGGGCGCGCGGCGCCTCGGCAGGCGTCCGCCGAAGCGCACCCGGCTGAGCACGGCGGGTGTCGCGTGAACCCCGTCTGGGACTGGGGGTTCGCGTTCTCGATCCTGCCCGAGCTGCTGTCCGGGCTCGTCCTGACGCTGCAGATCACGGTGCTCGGCTCGCTCGTCGCGTTCAGCCTCGGGCTGGTGCTCGCGCTCGCGCTGCGCGGGCCGCGGGTGCTCGCGGTCGTCGTGCGCGGGTTCGTCGAGTTCGTCCGGAGCACGCCGCTGCTCGTGCAGATCTTCTTCCTGTACTTCGTGCTGCCCGACTTCGGGATCCTGCTGTCGACGCTCGCGGTCGGCGTCATCGCGCTGGGGGTGCACTACGCCACCTACACCGCCGACATCTACCGCGCCGGCATCGACGCCGTCCCGGTCGGGCAGTGGGAGGCGGCGGCCGCGCTGAGCCTGCCGCGCTCGCGGGTGTGGACCGGCGTGATCCTGCCCCAGGCGGTCCCGCGGGTGCTGCCGGCGCTGGGCAACTACGTGATCTCGATGTTCAAGGAGACCCCGCTGCTGATCGGGATCAGCGTGCTGGAGATCGTCGGGCAGGCGCGGGAGGTCGGCGGTGTGTCGTTCCGCTACGTCGAGGCCTACACGCTGGCCGGCCTGCTGTTCCTGCTGCTGAGCTACCCGGCCGCGCTCGCGGTGCGGAGATTGGAGCGCCGTGCCGGTGTCGGGACCCTCTGAGCCCATGATCGTGTTCGACGGCGTGGAGAAGCGCTACGGCGACGCCGTCGTGCTGTCGGACCTGCACTTCACCGTCGCGCCGGGGGAGCACGTCACGCTGATCGGGCCGTCGGGGTCGGGGAAGACCACGATCCTGCGGCTGCTCATGTGCCTGGAGACGGTCACGTCCGGGACCATCCGCGTCGCGGGGCAGGAGCTCACCGGCGACGAGCGGCGCTCGCGCGAGGTGCGCCGGCGCATCGGGATGGTGTTCCAGCAGTTCAACCTGTTCCCGAACATGACGGTGCGCGGGAACCTCGTCGAGGCGCCGACGCGGGTGCTGGGGCTGTCGAAGGACGAGGCGAACGCGCGGGCCGTCGAGCTGCTGGACCTCGTCGGGCTCGGGGAGAAGATCGACGAGCACCCCTCGCGGTTGTCCGGTGGGCAGCAGCAGCGGGTGGCGATCGCGCGGGCCCTGGCGATGCGGCCCGACGTCCTGCTGCTGGACGAGGTGACGTCGGCGCTGGATCCGGAGCTCGTGGCCGGGGTTCTCGCCCTCCTGCAGGACATCGGGTCGTCGACCGACATCACGATCTTGTGCGTCACGCACGAGATGGGGTTCGCCCGCGACTTCTCGGACCGGGTGATGATGTTCGACAAGGGGCGGATCGTGGAGGACGGGCCTCCTTCCTCCTTGTTCACGGCCCCTGTTCAGCCTCGGACTCAGGAGTTCCTCAAGGCGGTGCTGGGGCGCTGATCGCCTGCTGTGAAGAACGTGTACCGGGTCGATGGCCGTCGTGGTCCCGATGCCTCCGGACCCGGGTACAGAACGGTCCCCGTTCTGAGTGCTGCGACTAGCTTGTGGTGCTGTTTGCCCTGGCATGGCTCCGGGTCCACTTCTCGCTGATGCACTCGACGAGCTCGCGTCGGTCGCGGCCACCGGATCCGAGACCGAGCTCCTCGCGTTGTTGAGCCTGTGCGAGGGCGCTGTCCGTCGCGTGGATGCGATCTCCACCTCTGCCATCGCCACGCTCGACGACCAAGGCGCTTTCCTCACCCGCGGCTACCGGTCCGCCGCCCGTGCCCTCTCCGATCTGCTGTCGTGGGACTACGTCGAGGCCCGGCGTCGTGCAGCCGTGGCTGCCGATGTCCACGCCCGGACCACGCTCGACGGGACCCCTCTGCCCGCTCGCCTGCCGTCCGCTGCGGCCGCGTTTTCTGCGGGTGACATGGCGCTGCGGCACGTCGAGGTGATCGGGCGGATCCTGTCCACCGACGCCGCCTTCCGGCTCTCGCCCGAGCAGTGGGCCGGAGTCGAGACCCAGCTCGCCGCCGACGCCGCCCGCCTCAACCCCTCCGAGCTCCAGACCCTCGGTGCCGCCCTGGTCGCGCTGCTCGACCAGGACGGCGCCGAACCCGACGACCACACCCCGGCACCGGTGAACGAACTGCGCCTCACCCGCCACGCGTCCGGTGGGTCGATCAAGGGCCGGTTCGAGGACCCCGCCCTCTACGACGCCATCGCCGCGGTCATCGACGCCAAAGCCGCACCACTGACCGCCGACGACGACCGCCTTGCGCCGCAACGCCACGCCGAAGCCCTCGCCGACATCTGCGGGTACGTCCTCGACCACGGCGACCTCCCCGACACCGGCGGCCGCCGACCCCTGCTCACCGTCACCGTCCGACTCGAAGACCTCGAGCACCGGGCCCGCTCCGCCATGCTGGAGTTCGGCGGCACGCTGACGCCCGCCGCGCTGCGGACGCTGGCCTGCGACGCCGGCGTCATCCCGGTGGTCATGAACGGCGCCGGACAACCCCTCGACATCGGACGCGCCACCCGCACCATCCCCGACGGCCTCCGGCGCGCGGTCACCGCCCGCGACCGCGGCTGCGCCCACCCCGGCTGCGACCGACCCCCCTCCTGGTCCGAGATCCACCACATCCACCACTGGGAACACGGCGGACCCACCAGGCTCGACAACCTGGTGATGCTCTGCAAGGCCCACCACCGCCAGATCCACCACACCGACTGGCAGGTTCGGATCCGGGACGGCCTCCCCGAGTTCCTGCCCCCGAAGTGGATCGACCCGCACCAGACCCCCCGCCGCAAACCCCACGCCCACCTCGTAGCGGCCTGAACCGGCCCAAGATCACCAAGAATGGTGCGAGGCGGTCACCGATGACCGCCTGGCGCCACTCCTGACGATCATGGAGCGCTGCGTGTCCGAGGGCGGTTGCGTTCGGCCCCGCGCCCGCCCCCAGCCCGCCGTCACCCCGCACCGCCTCCCCGCCCGCGTCGCCCCCCCCGGCTCGCATCACCCCGCCCCGCCTCCCGACTCGCTGATCAAGGGCAAGAGGTCGCTAGTGGATCACCGAGCACGACCATCTGCCCTTGATCACCGCGGGGGCGCGCGCTGGGGCTCGCGCCGGGGAGGGCGCCGGGAAGGGCGCCGCGCCGGCCCGCTCGCCCGCGCCGGCCCGCTCGCCCGCGCGGGCCCGCTCGCCCGCGCCGGCCCGCTCGCCCGCGCGGGCCCGCTCGCCCGCCCGGCCCGCTCGCCACCACCGGCCGGCACCGCGAGGGTCCCCGTCGCCCGGCCCCACAGGCCGTCAGGGCTGGGCGCAGAGGCGGGCGGTGGTGAGGTCGGGGTCGGGGAGGTTGCGGGCGTCGAGGCCGAAGGGCTCCGTCAGCTCCAGCCACTCGCCGGACGCCTGCAGGTCGGCGAGGGCGGCATCGAACGCGGCCAGCAGGTCGTCCTCGCCCAGGCGGACGGCGAACGCGGCGGCCGGGACGACCGTGCGGCCGTCGACGGTGGGCTCGACCGGCTGGGTGATCTCCACGCCCGAGCCGGGGTTGCGGCGCAGCTCGTCGGCCAGCGAGACGGCGGTGAGCGCACCGGCCTGCGCCCGGCCGCCGACGACGTCGCGGAACAGCGAGCCCTGGGAGTCGCTCCGCAGCAGGCGGTCGTCCGGGATGCCCGCGGCGCGCGCGTAGGTCAGCTCCGACGATCCCTCCAGCACCGCCAGCCGGACGCCCGAGCGGCGGACGCCCTGGAACGTCCCGATCCCGCGCGGGTTGCCGTCGGGCACCAGGAACGCGGGCGGGGCCACGAAGTCGGGACGGGAGAACGCGATCTCCGTGCAGCGCTGCGGCGTGACCGTCAGGCCGGCCGCGACCATGTCGAACCGGCCCTCGCGCAGGCCGGGGATCAGGTCGGCGAACCGCACCTGCACGGCCTCCAGCCCGCCGACGCCGATCCGGGAGAGCACGGCGCGCGCCACGACCGGCTGCGCGCCGGTGACCTCGCCGGCTCCGCCGACGTAGCCGTAGGGCCGCTCGCCGGAGATCCCGATGCGCAGCACGCCGGACTGCCGCGCCCGCTCCAGCGTGGTGCCCGTCGGCTGCGCGCACGCGGCCAGCGCGAGCGGCGCGAGCAGGAGCAGGTCACGGCGGGAGAGCATCGCCGAGCAGGCTAGGCGGGCCAGGCGGGGCCCGCCGGACCGGGCGGGTCAGTCCGTCCAGACCGGCTTGCGCTTCTCCAGGAACGACGCCATGCCCTCGCGGGCGCCCGGGCTCTGCGACATCGCCGTCATCACCTCGACGGCGATCGCGTACGCGTCGGCCTCGGGGCGGTCGAGGTGCGCGTAGAGGGTCTGCTTGCCGACGCCCTTGCCGTAGCGGGAGCCGCGGGTGGCGCGGGCGAGCAGCTCGTCGGTGCGGGCGTCGAGCTCGTCGTCGGGGACGGCGTAGTTGACGAGCCCCCACTCGACGGCGGTGCGGGCGTCGATCGCGTCGCCCGTCAGCGTCATCTCCATCAGGCGCTTGCGGCCGATGTTCCGGGCGACGGGCACGGCGGGGGTGTGGCAGAACCAGCCGCCCTTGCCGCCGGGCAGCGAGAACGACGCCGACTCCGCGGCGACGGCGAGGTCGCAGGTGGCCACGAGCTGGCAGCCGGCCGCGGTGGCGATCGACGCGACCTTGGCGACGACGACCTGCGGCACCTGCTGCACCGTGGTCATGACGCGCGTGCACAGCCGGAGCAGGTCGCGGACGCCCCCCACGTCGCGCGCGGCGACGTCGGCGAAGTCGTGGCCCGCGGAGAACGCCCTGCCCTCGCCGGAGAGCACGATGCCGGTGGCGTCGGAGTCGCCCGCCTCGGTGAACGCGCGCAGCAGCTCCCGCATGTGCGGCTCGGAGAGCGCGTTGCGGCGCTCGGGACGGTTCATCGTGATCCGCACGGTGTCACCGTCGTGCTTGACCAGGAGGTACTCGTAGTCGCCCATGGTCTGACGGTAACCGCCGCGCGGCCCGACCGGCAGCCCCGGCGGGCCCGTGGGTTCGCTCACGTGTCGCCGAGCATCTCCAGGTCCGGCGGGACGAGGGTCGTGGAGAGCACGAGCTCGCGGATGAGGTTGTCGTTGAGCGCGTTGCCGACCGGCTCGCCGACCTCCTCGCGCGTCAGCCCCGGCACCCCGCCGCGCGACATGCGGGTGCGGATCGCGGTGACGGCGTGCTCGACGCGCTTGGGCGTCCAGCCGGCGTCGGGCTGCAGCTCGGCGAGCTGGTCGGCGGCCTGGCGCCAGGACAGCGGCTGCGGGCGGTGCTCGTGGAGCAGGTAGCGCTGGCCCAGGACGACGAGGACGAGGCGCTCGTCGTCGTCGAGGCGCCAGAGGACGGGCTGCTGGGTGGCGTCGCGGTGCCGGGCCGCGGGGCGCCCGCCGTCGGCGCCGGTGACGAACAGCTCCAGCAGGTGCTCGCGCCCGCTCGACCCCCGCACGAACACCGGCGTGTAGCCCTCCGCGAGCGGCACCGGCTCCTCCTCGGCGAACAGCAGCCGCCCGCCGGGCAGCCGCACCGGCAGCCGGCCGGTGTTGCGGATCCACCAGCGCTCGCCGGTGTGGGTCAGCACGCCGTGCTGACGGCTCACCCGCGGGTCGTCCTCGCCGACGCACACGTGCACCTCGGGCCGGTTGCGCCCGAACACGAGCGTGCGCCCCTCCTTGGGGCCGACCGAGATGCCGCCGGCCACCGACAGCGCGAAGATCGTCGCGCGCGCCGCGGGCGGCACGCCGTGCGCGAGGCTCGCGTGGGTGGTCGGCAGGTGCCGGTCCTGGTCGGGGGCCACGTCCCGCATCCTGTCAGTAGCTGCGCGGCAGGCCCAACGTGTGCTGGGCGACGAAGTTGAGGATCATCTCCCGGCTGACGGGCGCGATCCGGGCGGTGCGGACCGCGCCGACGAGCGTGCCGACGCCGTACTCCACCGACATCCCGTTGCCGCCGTGCGCCTGCACCGCCGCGTCGACGGCGCCGATCGCGGCCTCGGCCGCCGCGTACTTGGCGATGTTCGCGGCCTCGGCGGCCGCCGTCATGTCGCCCGCGTCGTAGAACCAGGCTGCCCGCGTCGTCGCCATCCGGGCGAGCTCGACCTCGATGTGCGCCTTGGCCAGCGGGTGCGCGATCGCCTGGTGCGCGCCGATCGGGGTCTTCCAGACGGTGCGGTCGCGCGCGTAGTCGGTGCCCTTGCGCAGGGCGTAGCGGGCGAGGCCGTTGGAGTACGCGGCCACCGTGATGCGCTCGGGGTTGAGCCCGGCGAACAGCGCGGCGAGCCCGGCCTCCTCGCCGCCGACCAGGGCGTCGTCGGGGAGCAGCGCGTCGTCGAAGAAGACGGTGAACTGCTTCTCCGGCGAGTGGATCGCCATCTCGATGGGCTGGTAGGTCATCCCCGGCGTGTCGGTGGGGACGATGAACATGGCCGGGCGCAGCGTCCCGCCCGCGCCCTCCAGCCGCGCGACGACGAGCGTCGCCTCGGTCTCGTCGACGCCGGAGATGTAGTACTTGGTGCCCGAGAGCCGCCAGCCCTTCCC contains these protein-coding regions:
- the ehuB gene encoding ectoine/hydroxyectoine ABC transporter substrate-binding protein EhuB is translated as MTDRTWSRRDFLRRGAVAGAVALGGPALLSACTAATPPPGAPGSNALEAARSAGSIRIGIAGEQPYGFTTPEGETTGEAPEVARAVLSALGIGEVVATQVPEFSALIPSLNAGNYDMVCAGMNITPERCGQAAFSVPDYSAKTAFLVPTGNPQGIATFEDVAAQGLGIAVLSAAVEQGYAETAGVTDIQAFDSQNALLQAVTDGRVACAALTDISLRWLTGTLNPGAPVEVTESFDPLVDGQPVVSAGGFVFRTADTPLREAFDAELLALQQSGRWVEIASPFGFSEANLPAEGLTTEQLCSA
- the ehuC gene encoding ectoine/hydroxyectoine ABC transporter permease subunit EhuC, with product MSGDLGLFLRVILQGLPVTVGATVGGIALTIVLSFVAGLALLSASRAVRVVARIYVEGLRGTSEVVQLFWVFFALPLLVGFQIVPIWAGILVLGLNHGAYGAEIVRGAVQSVPRAQIEGAMALSLTPAQRMRRVVLPQAVVEMLPPFNTLFIQLLKSTALLSFVSVLDITGITQQRLIPNFGSQDLVIWLVVLVIYLLLSLVITGVMRALERVGARRLGRRPPKRTRLSTAGVA
- the ehuD gene encoding ectoine/hydroxyectoine ABC transporter permease subunit EhuD, which gives rise to MNPVWDWGFAFSILPELLSGLVLTLQITVLGSLVAFSLGLVLALALRGPRVLAVVVRGFVEFVRSTPLLVQIFFLYFVLPDFGILLSTLAVGVIALGVHYATYTADIYRAGIDAVPVGQWEAAAALSLPRSRVWTGVILPQAVPRVLPALGNYVISMFKETPLLIGISVLEIVGQAREVGGVSFRYVEAYTLAGLLFLLLSYPAALAVRRLERRAGVGTL
- a CDS encoding amino acid ABC transporter ATP-binding protein is translated as MIVFDGVEKRYGDAVVLSDLHFTVAPGEHVTLIGPSGSGKTTILRLLMCLETVTSGTIRVAGQELTGDERRSREVRRRIGMVFQQFNLFPNMTVRGNLVEAPTRVLGLSKDEANARAVELLDLVGLGEKIDEHPSRLSGGQQQRVAIARALAMRPDVLLLDEVTSALDPELVAGVLALLQDIGSSTDITILCVTHEMGFARDFSDRVMMFDKGRIVEDGPPSSLFTAPVQPRTQEFLKAVLGR
- a CDS encoding DUF222 domain-containing protein — protein: MAPGPLLADALDELASVAATGSETELLALLSLCEGAVRRVDAISTSAIATLDDQGAFLTRGYRSAARALSDLLSWDYVEARRRAAVAADVHARTTLDGTPLPARLPSAAAAFSAGDMALRHVEVIGRILSTDAAFRLSPEQWAGVETQLAADAARLNPSELQTLGAALVALLDQDGAEPDDHTPAPVNELRLTRHASGGSIKGRFEDPALYDAIAAVIDAKAAPLTADDDRLAPQRHAEALADICGYVLDHGDLPDTGGRRPLLTVTVRLEDLEHRARSAMLEFGGTLTPAALRTLACDAGVIPVVMNGAGQPLDIGRATRTIPDGLRRAVTARDRGCAHPGCDRPPSWSEIHHIHHWEHGGPTRLDNLVMLCKAHHRQIHHTDWQVRIRDGLPEFLPPKWIDPHQTPRRKPHAHLVAA
- a CDS encoding transporter substrate-binding domain-containing protein, whose protein sequence is MLSRRDLLLLAPLALAACAQPTGTTLERARQSGVLRIGISGERPYGYVGGAGEVTGAQPVVARAVLSRIGVGGLEAVQVRFADLIPGLREGRFDMVAAGLTVTPQRCTEIAFSRPDFVAPPAFLVPDGNPRGIGTFQGVRRSGVRLAVLEGSSELTYARAAGIPDDRLLRSDSQGSLFRDVVGGRAQAGALTAVSLADELRRNPGSGVEITQPVEPTVDGRTVVPAAAFAVRLGEDDLLAAFDAALADLQASGEWLELTEPFGLDARNLPDPDLTTARLCAQP
- a CDS encoding enoyl-CoA hydratase-related protein, which codes for MGDYEYLLVKHDGDTVRITMNRPERRNALSEPHMRELLRAFTEAGDSDATGIVLSGEGRAFSAGHDFADVAARDVGGVRDLLRLCTRVMTTVQQVPQVVVAKVASIATAAGCQLVATCDLAVAAESASFSLPGGKGGWFCHTPAVPVARNIGRKRLMEMTLTGDAIDARTAVEWGLVNYAVPDDELDARTDELLARATRGSRYGKGVGKQTLYAHLDRPEADAYAIAVEVMTAMSQSPGAREGMASFLEKRKPVWTD
- a CDS encoding FHA domain-containing protein, producing the protein MAPDQDRHLPTTHASLAHGVPPAARATIFALSVAGGISVGPKEGRTLVFGRNRPEVHVCVGEDDPRVSRQHGVLTHTGERWWIRNTGRLPVRLPGGRLLFAEEEPVPLAEGYTPVFVRGSSGREHLLELFVTGADGGRPAARHRDATQQPVLWRLDDDERLVLVVLGQRYLLHEHRPQPLSWRQAADQLAELQPDAGWTPKRVEHAVTAIRTRMSRGGVPGLTREEVGEPVGNALNDNLIRELVLSTTLVPPDLEMLGDT
- a CDS encoding acyl-CoA dehydrogenase family protein, with amino-acid sequence MDLRETDEQQLLRRSVASMASKYGHDYLVEKARTGGKTTELWKEAGDNGYLGVAVPAEYGGGGAGMVELAIVAEEIAAAGCPLLLIVVSPAIAATVIATSGTVDQKERWLPRFADGSAKVSFAITEPDAGSNSHNITTTARRDPDGKGWRLSGTKYYISGVDETEATLVVARLEGAGGTLRPAMFIVPTDTPGMTYQPIEMAIHSPEKQFTVFFDDALLPDDALVGGEEAGLAALFAGLNPERITVAAYSNGLARYALRKGTDYARDRTVWKTPIGAHQAIAHPLAKAHIEVELARMATTRAAWFYDAGDMTAAAEAANIAKYAAAEAAIGAVDAAVQAHGGNGMSVEYGVGTLVGAVRTARIAPVSREMILNFVAQHTLGLPRSY